The Sulfuricurvum sp. genome includes the window TTCCAGTTCGTCTGGGTTATAAAATGCGTACTCTCGAACCAAAGAATAAAACTCACTTAAAACGCCTTCTTTTATATAGCCACTTGTAAAATCTAAGTTCAATGCTTTTAAAACAGTATGTCTTTTCTTTCTTGTAAATAAAATCCTTTGTTCACACTTTGTTCTTCTGAGAATATAATTTATTCTTGCTGCAACAAGTTCCTTATTACCTGACTCCAACTTACTGTATAGTTCAAGTATATAATCAAACCCAATTTGATTACATACCTCTAAAATAAAAATTGGAAAAAAGTCTTTTAAATTATTATCCATAGAAAGCTCTTTAAACTCTTCATCCAAATCAATCTCTAAAGCTATCAACGAGCTAATATAATAATGATAATTTTCTAATGGAATTTCCTCTTGAAAATAATCTCCAATCAAATCCCAATTAGGAGTAAACCTATTTTTTTGAGATATATAAAATGCTTTTGCAATTATTTCATTTGTGAAATTTGCTACTCCATCAAAAAAAAGCATTTCATTAGCTCTTTCAAAACCATAAATCAATCCAACAGCTTCAAAATATAACTCAAATTTTTCTAAAAATATACTGTGATATTCCTCAGATATCGTGGTGTATATCGTCCTGTTTAATTCGCTGATGTATATAAATAGTGACCAATCCAATGACTCTCTAGCAACAAATAAAAAATTGTCATAATTGATTTTGATTGCACTTTCTGCAAACCCATTTAATAAGCTATTAGTCAAAAAGTCTACTGTTGCATACTCTTTAATCTTTTCGTAGGCTTTTAATTTTATGTAGTATTTTAGTAAGTATCTATAGGATTTGGCTTTGGTATAGAATCCTTGTCCTTCCAACCAAGTAACAATATCTTGATAAATCTCATTTATATTTGCATTTGCTTCAAGCTTTTCAAGATTGAAGCTTCTAAAACTGTCATGATAAAGTTTTATCCCACCTCTTGAAATATTTTCAACTATGACTGGCAATAAAATTTTCAAATCACGGTCAAGACGATGTGAACGAGGAATTATTTCACCTAATTCCATTTTTGTGACAGAAAATTCTAAACAGGATAAAGTATCTACGGTATCATTATCAATTTTGGATGTCAAATATGCATAATATGCTTGAAGATTATAGTCATATCGAGGAAGTTCATCTATCGCACTTAAAGTGATTTCTTGATTGATAAGAGTTTTTATAATATAAGTTAAATAAAGCGGATTTCCTTCACTTTTTTCAAAAATATATTCTGATAACAATTTATTATCCAATAAACAATCTGAAAAAGCATATTGATTCATCAGTTGAAGAGTATCTTCTACTCCCCATTTTGGAAGTCTGTATTCTATATAGTCAGATTCTTCAATAAGTGAACGAATTTCGTCTACAGGCTGTGAACCCAAAATGACATAGACGTTTTCAGGTAACTGAATTTGAGAAATAAATTCTATTATTCTTGTTTTATCTTGCGCCAATGTAAATGAGTTTTTTAAAACTCTATCAATATGGTCTAATCCATCGATGATTATAATTAACTCTTTGTCGATATGAGAAAGAAGTAAATTTAGTTCATCTATATCAGATGCAAAAAGATTTTTTTTGATTTTTTGTAAATCAGGAAATCTTTTTATAATATCAGCTACTAAATTACCAAAGAATACGTCAGAACTGACTCTTTTTTCAATATACTCATCTTCTGTATCAGTAAAGCAATAATGTCTGATAACATTTTGAGCTGTATCATTCAAATAATCAATATAGTTAGTTAAAAACCAAGATTTACCACTTCCAGGTTCACCAATCAACAGCGTTCTTTTATTTTCAAAAACTTGACTTTGAAAAAAACAAAAATTTTCATTATTTTTAATATTTTTAGTTTGATCAATCTCAAATTTTTGCTCAAGATGACCAAAATCGGTTTTCACTCTTAAATCTTTTAATACGTCCTGAACAGAAACTTCGGATGATCTTGTTCTATACTCTCCTACTTTTTTTGCTAAACGTTCTAAAAAATCATTTATTTGTATATTGTCATTAGGGTATAGTCCAATTCCAAGTTTCTCTGCTTGTTGATATACAATATTCTCTAGAACACCGGGGTTATCAAATCTCAAACTCGCTTTAGGTAATTCCAATTCAATTATTAGCTCATCGCAAAATTGTTTAAACTCATTTCTATCAATTTGATTCCTACTTATATACTTTCTTAAATTCTCCCACGTGCTTAATGGCAAAGTTCCCTCTGGCCATAATATATCAATATTTATTTGAAATATTTTTGTCAACAAACTATCAAATGAACTTAATTTACTTACATTTTGTAGTATAGTTTTTATATCATCATTTTCAGGTTCATCCCATGCCAAGCATATTCTAAATTCACTAAAATCATTTCTTAGTTCTGACCAAGTCCTAAATACTTCATACAATGCCAAATCTTTACTATCATTGGCAAAATCACTTTTTATAAGTTTTCTAGCAACGATTTCATTGCTGTATTTAAATTGCTTTCTTTCAATACTTGAACCTCTTAGAATCACCAAATCATCAAATCTATCCGGTATTTGCTTAGTTGTAGTTTTCCCATCTTTATCGTGTTCTAAATAAGTACCTGCAGTATGTTTTTTATCGACTACAAAAATACTATCTTGGTTACCAGACAAGATTTCCTTTAAAATAAAGTAGCTTGTAATTAAGTCTTGATAATCATATCCTTCGTGTGCACAATTTAATGCCATTTAAACCCCTAATACCAATTCAATATTTTTTATCGTTAGTTTATCTTCCAACCACATCTTCACCGGATTATTGATTGGGATCAATTTAGCATTCGATTTACCGGCATTTTGAACGATGAAGATCGAATACTTATCCCCCTCCCCTTTGTCGAAGAGGAATTTGGCAAATTCCCATTGGGTTTTGGATATTTCGATTTCACTGGTATTGGATGAGCGTCCTTTGACTTCAA containing:
- a CDS encoding ATP-binding protein; translation: MALNCAHEGYDYQDLITSYFILKEILSGNQDSIFVVDKKHTAGTYLEHDKDGKTTTKQIPDRFDDLVILRGSSIERKQFKYSNEIVARKLIKSDFANDSKDLALYEVFRTWSELRNDFSEFRICLAWDEPENDDIKTILQNVSKLSSFDSLLTKIFQINIDILWPEGTLPLSTWENLRKYISRNQIDRNEFKQFCDELIIELELPKASLRFDNPGVLENIVYQQAEKLGIGLYPNDNIQINDFLERLAKKVGEYRTRSSEVSVQDVLKDLRVKTDFGHLEQKFEIDQTKNIKNNENFCFFQSQVFENKRTLLIGEPGSGKSWFLTNYIDYLNDTAQNVIRHYCFTDTEDEYIEKRVSSDVFFGNLVADIIKRFPDLQKIKKNLFASDIDELNLLLSHIDKELIIIIDGLDHIDRVLKNSFTLAQDKTRIIEFISQIQLPENVYVILGSQPVDEIRSLIEESDYIEYRLPKWGVEDTLQLMNQYAFSDCLLDNKLLSEYIFEKSEGNPLYLTYIIKTLINQEITLSAIDELPRYDYNLQAYYAYLTSKIDNDTVDTLSCLEFSVTKMELGEIIPRSHRLDRDLKILLPVIVENISRGGIKLYHDSFRSFNLEKLEANANINEIYQDIVTWLEGQGFYTKAKSYRYLLKYYIKLKAYEKIKEYATVDFLTNSLLNGFAESAIKINYDNFLFVARESLDWSLFIYISELNRTIYTTISEEYHSIFLEKFELYFEAVGLIYGFERANEMLFFDGVANFTNEIIAKAFYISQKNRFTPNWDLIGDYFQEEIPLENYHYYISSLIALEIDLDEEFKELSMDNNLKDFFPIFILEVCNQIGFDYILELYSKLESGNKELVAARINYILRRTKCEQRILFTRKKRHTVLKALNLDFTSGYIKEGVLSEFYSLVREYAFYNPDELEKFEKTIPSRNLSFNFFKFFIRNFLIEIDINKDKFRNYQELENAIVANFEFLGSDVEAYKGEPRFTDISHQNAKLINLTIEQGLKYIKTKDTWYKVINFLNKVPYNTISIIESKYINEDNINFIIDNYEQFDQSEEENYSEHLEYSLKKAIYYAKINDNENAIRELGKAVYLTTSYTFHKDITLSEIIEPLRSINQINQDVAKEYAKKLKYLTDAVMKHTDDGKDTRWLTIQWFEEFLKVDYRLASMYLLDQLLNNTYFWKLDYMFVDYIQFSKEIDPVILNFLYRLSPTNNNDDYVNDLADNIIILKAVDEQLAKQSLINLLSRDLNNSRESLKSNTIQKLKVLKKLFNLSMLVKEKEENNNLAFRRFNDTLREQINKVLEINDYSLRDKTIDEIVSYFDRKDELTDKDLNSIFFFLLEKNQDVICKSILMPLIQKKFPRGENYFENLRHFVANLRIQDDTKILLLVNIFIYSKDGWYSQFVNKESLKSAVEINQEEVLKILAETLFNTFSNLGYGRHSTANLIIAFEYAGLEDTDIISMYKTAFEFLENRLPDTNEFDWSDVENDRLKEMSDNELAIVILLSKMTNLDSEVQREILFAINYFLNYQEELLRKPLKWFFENIHSFPHLSIAGLIEILTLNVESKRDFFSSILDDILKAQQLENMYIHNNIIIFLSRLYDV